Proteins from one Cyprinus carpio isolate SPL01 chromosome B15, ASM1834038v1, whole genome shotgun sequence genomic window:
- the LOC109075049 gene encoding tektin-1-like, with product MSRLMGSPDKFLPSEWKHANQVHFRSSEAERSLSQRLTAECQRLIEESDKSTKHMQQDAQKKLEQRIQDIKFWRQELDQKFEEMVQEIETLIIFKSRVERALESCSEPLQVTLQCLTESC from the exons ATGTCTCGGCTGATGGGATCCCCTGATAAGTTTCTACCATCTGAGTGGAAACATGCAAATCAGGTGCATTTCAGGAGCTCGGAGGCAGAACGATCACTCTCACAGAGACTGACAGCGGAGTGTCAAAGACTCATAGAGGAGAGTGACAAATCTACCAAACACATGCAACAGGATGCACAAAAGAAGCTGG AGCAGAGAATCCAGGACATCAAATTCTGGAGGCAGGAACTGGACCAGAAGTTTGAGGAGATGGTGCAGGAGATAGAGACCCTCATCATTTTCAAGAGTCGTGTGGAAAGAGCCTTAGAAAGCTGCTCTGAGCCTTTGCAAGTGACTTTGCAATGTCTGACTGAGAG CTGCTAG